From Caretta caretta isolate rCarCar2 chromosome 3, rCarCar1.hap1, whole genome shotgun sequence, a single genomic window includes:
- the CCDC28A gene encoding coiled-coil domain-containing protein 28A has protein sequence MEERKIKRRSPKSSSSHLTQVVNAKKNSVPVSKSTAFSNPAPQTNSQKSKLKRGIKEKAKPPGGEGKGAQAAPIQHSFLTDVSDVQEMERGLLSLLNDFHSGKLQAFGNECSIEQMEHVRGMQEKLARLNLELYGELEELPEDKRKLASDSNLDRLLSDLEELNSSIQKLHLADAQDIPNTSTS, from the exons atggaagaaaggaaaatCAAGAGGAGGAGCCCCAAATCATCCAGTAGTCACCTGACTCAGGTTGTTAATGCCAAGAAAAATTCTGTGCCAGTCAGTAAAAGTACAGCATTTTCAAATCCTGCACCACAAACAAATTCACAAAAATCAAAGTTAAAAAG AGGAATAAAAGAAAAAGCCAAACCTccaggaggggaaggaaaaggggCACAGGCAGCGCCAATACAGCACTCTTTTCTCACAGATGTATCGGATGTTCAGGAGATGGAGAGGGGACTTCTGAGCCTTCTAAATGATTTCCACTCTGGCAAACTTCAGGCATTCG GAAATGAGTGTTCCATAGAACAGATGGAACATGTGCGGGGAATGCAGGAGAAGCTAGCTCGCTTGAATTTGGAACTCTATGGGGAGTTGGAAGAACTTCCTGAAGATAAAAGAAAACTTGCCAGTGACTCCAATTTGGATAGGCTACTATCAGAT CTGGAAGAACTGAATTCTTCTAT ACAAAAACTTCATTTAGCAGATGCACAAGATATCCCAAATACCTCCACCAGCTAA